Proteins encoded together in one Coffea arabica cultivar ET-39 chromosome 2c, Coffea Arabica ET-39 HiFi, whole genome shotgun sequence window:
- the LOC113724478 gene encoding protein STRICTOSIDINE SYNTHASE-LIKE 11-like, with translation MSVYELCDDVTDPNLGPTCGRPFGFSFNNFNGVLYIVDALLGLFKVGPEGGLATLIAKSAGGVPFKFLNGIDVDQLTGDVYLTVASQTFDLRNVIQGNYVLDSTGRLITYNPITKELKVLLDGLSIPAGPVVSTDRTFVLFSEFSTKTVKKYCLTGLKANTTEALLNLPGNPVKIKRAPEPGKFWVAVNEIVQQQPRNATPFGYKFDSFGEILLIKNLEDHYSNIIVNLVQEYNGGRVVVGSREVKFVGMYSK, from the exons ATGTCAG TTTATGAATTATGTGATGATGTAACAGACCCAAATTTGGGACCAACATGTGGAAGGCCTTTTGGATTTAGCTTCAACAATTTTAATGGAGTTCTCTATATTGTTGATGCATTACTTGGTCTGTTTAAAGTAGGACCTGAGGGTGGACTAGCTACTCTAATTGCTAAGAGTGCGGGTGGTGTTCCATTTAAGTTCCTTAATGGCATTGACGTTGATCAACTTACAGGAGATGTCTATTTAACTGTTGCCAGCCAAACATTTGATTTAAG AAATGTCATACAAGGGAATTATGTTCTAGATTCAACTGGAAGATTAATCACGTATAATCCAATAACAAAAGAGTTGAAGGTGTTGCTAGATGGGCTCTCTATACCAGCAGGACCTGTGGTTAGCACTGATCGTACATTTGTGTTGTTTTCAGAGTTCAGTACTAAAACAGTCAAAAAGTACTGTCTCACCGGATTAAAAGCAAATACAACTGAAGCTCTATTAAACCTGCCAGGAAATCCTGTGAAAATAAAAAGAGCCCCAGAGCCGGGGAAGTTTTGGGTGGCAGTTAATGAGATTGTTCAACAACAACCGCGCAATGCTACACCTTTTGGATACAAATTTGACTCATTTGGGGAAATACTACTGATAAAAAATTTGGAAGATCACTATAGCAATATTATTGTAAATTTGGTGCAAGAATACAACGGAGGAAGAGTGGTCGTTGGTTCACGTGAAGTCAAGTTTGTTGGCATGTATAGTAAATAG